In Hevea brasiliensis isolate MT/VB/25A 57/8 chromosome 13, ASM3005281v1, whole genome shotgun sequence, a single genomic region encodes these proteins:
- the LOC110647866 gene encoding putative zinc finger protein At1g68190 isoform X2, whose protein sequence is MEKICEFCTALRPVVYCEADAAYLCLSCDAKVHSANALSNRHLRTLLCDSCRNRPAYARCLDHWIFVCRVCDWSIHGVSSQHQKRSVCSYMGCPSAKDFAALWGFELDELDKSAIRDQLISAPSDSVQPSVAVFSIPRESCQQIGSSSRTSKKSGKGQQPQNNGFILQQILDLKRLQLTEMDNSSLVICGREDVDVSSSIFETLEKLDDSVDQHSQDPGNSSYPLQDLKVDSLPLSFSQPGPLPLPSTVANPVLGESFWQCKSPVQSSQLWSQNMQDLGVCEDIVSHDDFNIPDVDITFRNFEELFGAEQDPIRALLDDEDKPCYTVQETSSLDTSHNRNARTKEVYDLLGSLYSSGTIRPSYSAMSFSLSRLSTEGSGTEYLDSELSPCITGAEVSCHSPDVEGAHSDNKGNAMTTYKVKQKARVHQVLH, encoded by the exons atggagaaaatttgTGAATTCTGCACAGCCTTGAGGCCAGTAGTTTACTGTGAGGCTGATGCGGCATATCTTTGCCTTTCCTGTGACGCAAAGGTTCATTCAGCTAATGCACTCTCCAACCGACATCTGCGTACCCTCCTATGTGACTCCTGCAGAAATCGCCCAGCTTATGCTAGGTGTTTGGATCACTGGATTTTTGTGTGTCGTGTCTGTGACTGGAGCATTCATGGAGTCTCTTCCCAGCATCAGAAAAGGAGTGTATGTAGCTACATGGGATGCCCCTCTGCTAAAGATTTTGCGGCATTGTGGGGTTTTGAATTGGATGAGCTGGATAAAAGTGCTATTCGAGATCAGTTAATTTCTGCTCCATCTGATTCTGTGCAACCTAGTGTGGCAGTCTTTAGCATTCCCAGAGAATCTTGCCAGCAAATTGGAAGCTCTTCAAGAACATCTAAG AAATCAGGCAAAGGTCAACAACCGCAAAATAATGGCTTTATTCTGCAACAGATCCTTGATTTGAAAAGGCTTCAGCTGACTGAGATGGATAACAGTTCACTGGTGATTTGTGGTCGAGAAGACGTGGATGTATCTTCTTCAATATTTGAAACCTTGGAGAAGTTGGATGACAGTGTTGATCAACATTCTCAAGATCCTGGTAACAGTAGCTATCCACTTCAGGACCTAAAGGTGGACTCTTTGCCTTTGTCATTTTCTCAACCAGGGCCTTTGCCCTTGCCTTCCACTGTTGCAAATCCTGTACTTGGAGAATCCTTTTGGCAATGCAAAAGCCCAGTACAAAGTAGCCAG TTGTGGTCTCAAAATATGCAAGACCTTGGGGTCTGTGAAGACATTGTTTCTCATGATGATTTTAACATACCTGATGTTGACATAACATTTCGCAACTTTGAGGAGCTGTTTGGAGCTGAGCAGGATCCAATCAGGGCTCTGCTTGATGATGAAGATAAACCATGCTACACTGTGCAGGAAACGTCCTCCCTTGATACATCACACAACAGAAATGCAAGAACAAAGGAG GTTTATGACTTACTGGGAAGTCTGTATTCCTCTGGGACAATTCGGCCATCTTATTCAGCAATGTCATTCTCTCTTTCAAGGCTTAGCACTGAAGGCAGTGGCACTGAATATCTTGATAGTGAACTTTCACCGTGTATAACAGGGGCTGAAGTTTCATGTCATTCACCTGACGTTGAGGGTGCACATTCCGACAACAAAGGAAATGCAATGACAACGTACAAAGTGAAGCAAAAGGCTCGAGT GCATCAGGTGTTGCACTAG
- the LOC110647866 gene encoding putative zinc finger protein At1g68190 isoform X3 encodes MEKICEFCTALRPVVYCEADAAYLCLSCDAKVHSANALSNRHLRTLLCDSCRNRPAYARCLDHWIFVCRVCDWSIHGVSSQHQKRSVCSYMGCPSAKDFAALWGFELDELDKSAIRDQLISAPSDSVQPSVAVFSIPRESCQQIGSSSRTSKVNYSTLASGTQSEVGLSSKQAEKSGKGQQPQNNGFILQQILDLKRLQLTEMDNSSLVICGREDVDVSSSIFETLEKLDDSVDQHSQDPGNSSYPLQDLKVDSLPLSFSQPGPLPLPSTVANPVLGESFWQCKSPVQSSQLWSQNMQDLGVCEDIVSHDDFNIPDVDITFRNFEELFGAEQDPIRALLDDEDKPCYTVQETSSLDTSHNRNARTKEVTYDKLTKLDNGSLALDTVVPRAVIPWDAERQPRMQLIWLKSYDNI; translated from the exons atggagaaaatttgTGAATTCTGCACAGCCTTGAGGCCAGTAGTTTACTGTGAGGCTGATGCGGCATATCTTTGCCTTTCCTGTGACGCAAAGGTTCATTCAGCTAATGCACTCTCCAACCGACATCTGCGTACCCTCCTATGTGACTCCTGCAGAAATCGCCCAGCTTATGCTAGGTGTTTGGATCACTGGATTTTTGTGTGTCGTGTCTGTGACTGGAGCATTCATGGAGTCTCTTCCCAGCATCAGAAAAGGAGTGTATGTAGCTACATGGGATGCCCCTCTGCTAAAGATTTTGCGGCATTGTGGGGTTTTGAATTGGATGAGCTGGATAAAAGTGCTATTCGAGATCAGTTAATTTCTGCTCCATCTGATTCTGTGCAACCTAGTGTGGCAGTCTTTAGCATTCCCAGAGAATCTTGCCAGCAAATTGGAAGCTCTTCAAGAACATCTAAGGTGAATTATTCAACTCTGGCCTCTGGCACACAATCTGAAGTGGGATTAAGCAGCAAACAAGCTGAG AAATCAGGCAAAGGTCAACAACCGCAAAATAATGGCTTTATTCTGCAACAGATCCTTGATTTGAAAAGGCTTCAGCTGACTGAGATGGATAACAGTTCACTGGTGATTTGTGGTCGAGAAGACGTGGATGTATCTTCTTCAATATTTGAAACCTTGGAGAAGTTGGATGACAGTGTTGATCAACATTCTCAAGATCCTGGTAACAGTAGCTATCCACTTCAGGACCTAAAGGTGGACTCTTTGCCTTTGTCATTTTCTCAACCAGGGCCTTTGCCCTTGCCTTCCACTGTTGCAAATCCTGTACTTGGAGAATCCTTTTGGCAATGCAAAAGCCCAGTACAAAGTAGCCAG TTGTGGTCTCAAAATATGCAAGACCTTGGGGTCTGTGAAGACATTGTTTCTCATGATGATTTTAACATACCTGATGTTGACATAACATTTCGCAACTTTGAGGAGCTGTTTGGAGCTGAGCAGGATCCAATCAGGGCTCTGCTTGATGATGAAGATAAACCATGCTACACTGTGCAGGAAACGTCCTCCCTTGATACATCACACAACAGAAATGCAAGAACAAAGGAG gtaacctatgacaagttgactaaactggataacgggtcgttggcactggacaccgtggtgcctcgggccgtcataccatgggacgcggaacgtcaaccacgtatgcagttaatatggctaaaaagctatgataatatataa
- the LOC110647867 gene encoding uncharacterized protein LOC110647867 yields MDDSMEDLEPLFDYRRVQPLNIVCLDDDGSDASPVPCPKRSKIIQNPKSVVEEVDDDDLEVVRVNCEDKDEEDWLPPPPKACCDFRNQLVEDSTIKELRLKKQELESLAKSGVDVLRAVEESIKRELSSSLKAALNAVAEQPLKPPCGRAKIVISVQDKDGLKQFRMYKDDKFERLFNMYMDKAKLNNIQSIVFSFDGDKVSPTATPDSLGMEDEDIIEVHVKKS; encoded by the exons ATG GATGATTCCATGGAAGATCTCGAACCTTTGTTCGATTACAGGCGCGTCCAGCCCCTTAATATTGTTTGCCTAGACG ATGATGGGTCTGATGCGTCGCCAGTTCCCTGTCCAAAACGAAGCAAAATTATTCAGAACCCAAAATCTGTT GTTGAAGAAGTTGACGATGATGACTTGGAAGTAGTAAGAGTGAATTGTGAAGATAAGGACGAGGAGGATTGGCTACCTCCTCCGCCCAAAGCTTGCTGTGATTTCCGGAACCAGCTTGTTGAGGATTCCACTATAAAGGAGTTGAG GTTAAAGAAGCAGGAGTTAGAGTCACTTGCAAAATCAGGTGTGGATGTGTTGCGAGCAGTGGAAGAGTCCATAAAAAGAGAACTTAGTAGTTCACTGAAGGCTGCTTTGAATGCTGTTGCTGAGCAACCATTAAAGCCTCCATGTGGAAGAGCTAAAATAGTAATTTCTGTTCAAGACAAGGATGGACTTAAACAATTTCGCATGTACaag GATGACAAGTTTGAGCGGCTCTTCAACATGTATATGGATAAGGCTAAACTTAATAATATTCAAAGCATAGTATTTTCTTTTGATGGGGACAAAGTCAGTCCAACAGCAACCCCGGACAGCCTTGGCATGGAAGATGAAGACATTATTGAAGTGCATGTAAAGAAAAGCTGA
- the LOC110647866 gene encoding putative zinc finger protein At1g68190 isoform X5: MEKICEFCTALRPVVYCEADAAYLCLSCDAKVHSANALSNRHLRTLLCDSCRNRPAYARCLDHWIFVCRVCDWSIHGVSSQHQKRSVCSYMGCPSAKDFAALWGFELDELDKSAIRDQLISAPSDSVQPSVAVFSIPRESCQQIGSSSRTSKVNYSTLASGTQSEVGLSSKQAEKSGKGQQPQNNGFILQQILDLKRLQLTEMDNSSLVICGREDVDVSSSIFETLEKLDDSVDQHSQDPGNSSYPLQDLKVDSLPLSFSQPGPLPLPSTVANPVLGESFWQCKSPVQSSQLWSQNMQDLGVCEDIVSHDDFNIPDVDITFRNFEELFGAEQDPIRALLDDEDKPCYTVQETSSLDTSHNRNARTKEVIFMPTFPEFQLRELERY, translated from the exons atggagaaaatttgTGAATTCTGCACAGCCTTGAGGCCAGTAGTTTACTGTGAGGCTGATGCGGCATATCTTTGCCTTTCCTGTGACGCAAAGGTTCATTCAGCTAATGCACTCTCCAACCGACATCTGCGTACCCTCCTATGTGACTCCTGCAGAAATCGCCCAGCTTATGCTAGGTGTTTGGATCACTGGATTTTTGTGTGTCGTGTCTGTGACTGGAGCATTCATGGAGTCTCTTCCCAGCATCAGAAAAGGAGTGTATGTAGCTACATGGGATGCCCCTCTGCTAAAGATTTTGCGGCATTGTGGGGTTTTGAATTGGATGAGCTGGATAAAAGTGCTATTCGAGATCAGTTAATTTCTGCTCCATCTGATTCTGTGCAACCTAGTGTGGCAGTCTTTAGCATTCCCAGAGAATCTTGCCAGCAAATTGGAAGCTCTTCAAGAACATCTAAGGTGAATTATTCAACTCTGGCCTCTGGCACACAATCTGAAGTGGGATTAAGCAGCAAACAAGCTGAG AAATCAGGCAAAGGTCAACAACCGCAAAATAATGGCTTTATTCTGCAACAGATCCTTGATTTGAAAAGGCTTCAGCTGACTGAGATGGATAACAGTTCACTGGTGATTTGTGGTCGAGAAGACGTGGATGTATCTTCTTCAATATTTGAAACCTTGGAGAAGTTGGATGACAGTGTTGATCAACATTCTCAAGATCCTGGTAACAGTAGCTATCCACTTCAGGACCTAAAGGTGGACTCTTTGCCTTTGTCATTTTCTCAACCAGGGCCTTTGCCCTTGCCTTCCACTGTTGCAAATCCTGTACTTGGAGAATCCTTTTGGCAATGCAAAAGCCCAGTACAAAGTAGCCAG TTGTGGTCTCAAAATATGCAAGACCTTGGGGTCTGTGAAGACATTGTTTCTCATGATGATTTTAACATACCTGATGTTGACATAACATTTCGCAACTTTGAGGAGCTGTTTGGAGCTGAGCAGGATCCAATCAGGGCTCTGCTTGATGATGAAGATAAACCATGCTACACTGTGCAGGAAACGTCCTCCCTTGATACATCACACAACAGAAATGCAAGAACAAAGGAGGTAATTTTCATGCCAACATTCCCTGAATTTCAATTGAGAGAGCTAGAGAGGTACTGA
- the LOC110647866 gene encoding putative zinc finger protein At1g68190 isoform X1, whose translation MEKICEFCTALRPVVYCEADAAYLCLSCDAKVHSANALSNRHLRTLLCDSCRNRPAYARCLDHWIFVCRVCDWSIHGVSSQHQKRSVCSYMGCPSAKDFAALWGFELDELDKSAIRDQLISAPSDSVQPSVAVFSIPRESCQQIGSSSRTSKVNYSTLASGTQSEVGLSSKQAEKSGKGQQPQNNGFILQQILDLKRLQLTEMDNSSLVICGREDVDVSSSIFETLEKLDDSVDQHSQDPGNSSYPLQDLKVDSLPLSFSQPGPLPLPSTVANPVLGESFWQCKSPVQSSQLWSQNMQDLGVCEDIVSHDDFNIPDVDITFRNFEELFGAEQDPIRALLDDEDKPCYTVQETSSLDTSHNRNARTKEVYDLLGSLYSSGTIRPSYSAMSFSLSRLSTEGSGTEYLDSELSPCITGAEVSCHSPDVEGAHSDNKGNAMTTYKVKQKARVHQVLH comes from the exons atggagaaaatttgTGAATTCTGCACAGCCTTGAGGCCAGTAGTTTACTGTGAGGCTGATGCGGCATATCTTTGCCTTTCCTGTGACGCAAAGGTTCATTCAGCTAATGCACTCTCCAACCGACATCTGCGTACCCTCCTATGTGACTCCTGCAGAAATCGCCCAGCTTATGCTAGGTGTTTGGATCACTGGATTTTTGTGTGTCGTGTCTGTGACTGGAGCATTCATGGAGTCTCTTCCCAGCATCAGAAAAGGAGTGTATGTAGCTACATGGGATGCCCCTCTGCTAAAGATTTTGCGGCATTGTGGGGTTTTGAATTGGATGAGCTGGATAAAAGTGCTATTCGAGATCAGTTAATTTCTGCTCCATCTGATTCTGTGCAACCTAGTGTGGCAGTCTTTAGCATTCCCAGAGAATCTTGCCAGCAAATTGGAAGCTCTTCAAGAACATCTAAGGTGAATTATTCAACTCTGGCCTCTGGCACACAATCTGAAGTGGGATTAAGCAGCAAACAAGCTGAG AAATCAGGCAAAGGTCAACAACCGCAAAATAATGGCTTTATTCTGCAACAGATCCTTGATTTGAAAAGGCTTCAGCTGACTGAGATGGATAACAGTTCACTGGTGATTTGTGGTCGAGAAGACGTGGATGTATCTTCTTCAATATTTGAAACCTTGGAGAAGTTGGATGACAGTGTTGATCAACATTCTCAAGATCCTGGTAACAGTAGCTATCCACTTCAGGACCTAAAGGTGGACTCTTTGCCTTTGTCATTTTCTCAACCAGGGCCTTTGCCCTTGCCTTCCACTGTTGCAAATCCTGTACTTGGAGAATCCTTTTGGCAATGCAAAAGCCCAGTACAAAGTAGCCAG TTGTGGTCTCAAAATATGCAAGACCTTGGGGTCTGTGAAGACATTGTTTCTCATGATGATTTTAACATACCTGATGTTGACATAACATTTCGCAACTTTGAGGAGCTGTTTGGAGCTGAGCAGGATCCAATCAGGGCTCTGCTTGATGATGAAGATAAACCATGCTACACTGTGCAGGAAACGTCCTCCCTTGATACATCACACAACAGAAATGCAAGAACAAAGGAG GTTTATGACTTACTGGGAAGTCTGTATTCCTCTGGGACAATTCGGCCATCTTATTCAGCAATGTCATTCTCTCTTTCAAGGCTTAGCACTGAAGGCAGTGGCACTGAATATCTTGATAGTGAACTTTCACCGTGTATAACAGGGGCTGAAGTTTCATGTCATTCACCTGACGTTGAGGGTGCACATTCCGACAACAAAGGAAATGCAATGACAACGTACAAAGTGAAGCAAAAGGCTCGAGT GCATCAGGTGTTGCACTAG
- the LOC110647866 gene encoding putative zinc finger protein At1g68190 isoform X4: protein MEKICEFCTALRPVVYCEADAAYLCLSCDAKVHSANALSNRHLRTLLCDSCRNRPAYARCLDHWIFVCRVCDWSIHGVSSQHQKRSVCSYMGCPSAKDFAALWGFELDELDKSAIRDQLISAPSDSVQPSVAVFSIPRESCQQIGSSSRTSKVNYSTLASGTQSEVGLSSKQAEKSGKGQQPQNNGFILQQILDLKRLQLTEMDNSSLVICGREDVDVSSSIFETLEKLDDSVDQHSQDPGNSSYPLQDLKVDSLPLSFSQPGPLPLPSTVANPVLGESFWQCKSPVQSSQLWSQNMQDLGVCEDIVSHDDFNIPDVDITFRNFEELFGAEQDPIRALLDDEDKPCYTVQETSSLDTSHNRNARTKEVTYDKLTKLDNGSLALDTVVPRAVIPWDAERQPRL, encoded by the exons atggagaaaatttgTGAATTCTGCACAGCCTTGAGGCCAGTAGTTTACTGTGAGGCTGATGCGGCATATCTTTGCCTTTCCTGTGACGCAAAGGTTCATTCAGCTAATGCACTCTCCAACCGACATCTGCGTACCCTCCTATGTGACTCCTGCAGAAATCGCCCAGCTTATGCTAGGTGTTTGGATCACTGGATTTTTGTGTGTCGTGTCTGTGACTGGAGCATTCATGGAGTCTCTTCCCAGCATCAGAAAAGGAGTGTATGTAGCTACATGGGATGCCCCTCTGCTAAAGATTTTGCGGCATTGTGGGGTTTTGAATTGGATGAGCTGGATAAAAGTGCTATTCGAGATCAGTTAATTTCTGCTCCATCTGATTCTGTGCAACCTAGTGTGGCAGTCTTTAGCATTCCCAGAGAATCTTGCCAGCAAATTGGAAGCTCTTCAAGAACATCTAAGGTGAATTATTCAACTCTGGCCTCTGGCACACAATCTGAAGTGGGATTAAGCAGCAAACAAGCTGAG AAATCAGGCAAAGGTCAACAACCGCAAAATAATGGCTTTATTCTGCAACAGATCCTTGATTTGAAAAGGCTTCAGCTGACTGAGATGGATAACAGTTCACTGGTGATTTGTGGTCGAGAAGACGTGGATGTATCTTCTTCAATATTTGAAACCTTGGAGAAGTTGGATGACAGTGTTGATCAACATTCTCAAGATCCTGGTAACAGTAGCTATCCACTTCAGGACCTAAAGGTGGACTCTTTGCCTTTGTCATTTTCTCAACCAGGGCCTTTGCCCTTGCCTTCCACTGTTGCAAATCCTGTACTTGGAGAATCCTTTTGGCAATGCAAAAGCCCAGTACAAAGTAGCCAG TTGTGGTCTCAAAATATGCAAGACCTTGGGGTCTGTGAAGACATTGTTTCTCATGATGATTTTAACATACCTGATGTTGACATAACATTTCGCAACTTTGAGGAGCTGTTTGGAGCTGAGCAGGATCCAATCAGGGCTCTGCTTGATGATGAAGATAAACCATGCTACACTGTGCAGGAAACGTCCTCCCTTGATACATCACACAACAGAAATGCAAGAACAAAGGAG gtaacctatgacaagttgactaaactggataacgggtcgttggcactggacaccgtggtgcctcgggccgtcataccatgggacgcggaacgtcaaccac GTTTATGA
- the LOC110647866 gene encoding putative zinc finger protein At1g68190 isoform X6 yields MEKICEFCTALRPVVYCEADAAYLCLSCDAKVHSANALSNRHLRTLLCDSCRNRPAYARCLDHWIFVCRVCDWSIHGVSSQHQKRSVCSYMGCPSAKDFAALWGFELDELDKSAIRDQLISAPSDSVQPSVAVFSIPRESCQQIGSSSRTSKVNYSTLASGTQSEVGLSSKQAEKSGKGQQPQNNGFILQQILDLKRLQLTEMDNSSLVICGREDVDVSSSIFETLEKLDDSVDQHSQDPGNSSYPLQDLKVDSLPLSFSQPGPLPLPSTVANPVLGESFWQCKSPVQSSQLWSQNMQDLGVCEDIVSHDDFNIPDVDITFRNFEELFGAEQDPIRALLDDEDKPCYTVQETSSLDTSHNRNARTKEASGVALVYRN; encoded by the exons atggagaaaatttgTGAATTCTGCACAGCCTTGAGGCCAGTAGTTTACTGTGAGGCTGATGCGGCATATCTTTGCCTTTCCTGTGACGCAAAGGTTCATTCAGCTAATGCACTCTCCAACCGACATCTGCGTACCCTCCTATGTGACTCCTGCAGAAATCGCCCAGCTTATGCTAGGTGTTTGGATCACTGGATTTTTGTGTGTCGTGTCTGTGACTGGAGCATTCATGGAGTCTCTTCCCAGCATCAGAAAAGGAGTGTATGTAGCTACATGGGATGCCCCTCTGCTAAAGATTTTGCGGCATTGTGGGGTTTTGAATTGGATGAGCTGGATAAAAGTGCTATTCGAGATCAGTTAATTTCTGCTCCATCTGATTCTGTGCAACCTAGTGTGGCAGTCTTTAGCATTCCCAGAGAATCTTGCCAGCAAATTGGAAGCTCTTCAAGAACATCTAAGGTGAATTATTCAACTCTGGCCTCTGGCACACAATCTGAAGTGGGATTAAGCAGCAAACAAGCTGAG AAATCAGGCAAAGGTCAACAACCGCAAAATAATGGCTTTATTCTGCAACAGATCCTTGATTTGAAAAGGCTTCAGCTGACTGAGATGGATAACAGTTCACTGGTGATTTGTGGTCGAGAAGACGTGGATGTATCTTCTTCAATATTTGAAACCTTGGAGAAGTTGGATGACAGTGTTGATCAACATTCTCAAGATCCTGGTAACAGTAGCTATCCACTTCAGGACCTAAAGGTGGACTCTTTGCCTTTGTCATTTTCTCAACCAGGGCCTTTGCCCTTGCCTTCCACTGTTGCAAATCCTGTACTTGGAGAATCCTTTTGGCAATGCAAAAGCCCAGTACAAAGTAGCCAG TTGTGGTCTCAAAATATGCAAGACCTTGGGGTCTGTGAAGACATTGTTTCTCATGATGATTTTAACATACCTGATGTTGACATAACATTTCGCAACTTTGAGGAGCTGTTTGGAGCTGAGCAGGATCCAATCAGGGCTCTGCTTGATGATGAAGATAAACCATGCTACACTGTGCAGGAAACGTCCTCCCTTGATACATCACACAACAGAAATGCAAGAACAAAGGAG GCATCAGGTGTTGCACTAGTGTACAGAAACTAG
- the LOC110647866 gene encoding putative zinc finger protein At1g68190 isoform X7: MEKICEFCTALRPVVYCEADAAYLCLSCDAKVHSANALSNRHLRTLLCDSCRNRPAYARCLDHWIFVCRVCDWSIHGVSSQHQKRSVCSYMGCPSAKDFAALWGFELDELDKSAIRDQLISAPSDSVQPSVAVFSIPRESCQQIGSSSRTSKKSGKGQQPQNNGFILQQILDLKRLQLTEMDNSSLVICGREDVDVSSSIFETLEKLDDSVDQHSQDPGNSSYPLQDLKVDSLPLSFSQPGPLPLPSTVANPVLGESFWQCKSPVQSSQLWSQNMQDLGVCEDIVSHDDFNIPDVDITFRNFEELFGAEQDPIRALLDDEDKPCYTVQETSSLDTSHNRNARTKEVIFMPTFPEFQLRELERY; the protein is encoded by the exons atggagaaaatttgTGAATTCTGCACAGCCTTGAGGCCAGTAGTTTACTGTGAGGCTGATGCGGCATATCTTTGCCTTTCCTGTGACGCAAAGGTTCATTCAGCTAATGCACTCTCCAACCGACATCTGCGTACCCTCCTATGTGACTCCTGCAGAAATCGCCCAGCTTATGCTAGGTGTTTGGATCACTGGATTTTTGTGTGTCGTGTCTGTGACTGGAGCATTCATGGAGTCTCTTCCCAGCATCAGAAAAGGAGTGTATGTAGCTACATGGGATGCCCCTCTGCTAAAGATTTTGCGGCATTGTGGGGTTTTGAATTGGATGAGCTGGATAAAAGTGCTATTCGAGATCAGTTAATTTCTGCTCCATCTGATTCTGTGCAACCTAGTGTGGCAGTCTTTAGCATTCCCAGAGAATCTTGCCAGCAAATTGGAAGCTCTTCAAGAACATCTAAG AAATCAGGCAAAGGTCAACAACCGCAAAATAATGGCTTTATTCTGCAACAGATCCTTGATTTGAAAAGGCTTCAGCTGACTGAGATGGATAACAGTTCACTGGTGATTTGTGGTCGAGAAGACGTGGATGTATCTTCTTCAATATTTGAAACCTTGGAGAAGTTGGATGACAGTGTTGATCAACATTCTCAAGATCCTGGTAACAGTAGCTATCCACTTCAGGACCTAAAGGTGGACTCTTTGCCTTTGTCATTTTCTCAACCAGGGCCTTTGCCCTTGCCTTCCACTGTTGCAAATCCTGTACTTGGAGAATCCTTTTGGCAATGCAAAAGCCCAGTACAAAGTAGCCAG TTGTGGTCTCAAAATATGCAAGACCTTGGGGTCTGTGAAGACATTGTTTCTCATGATGATTTTAACATACCTGATGTTGACATAACATTTCGCAACTTTGAGGAGCTGTTTGGAGCTGAGCAGGATCCAATCAGGGCTCTGCTTGATGATGAAGATAAACCATGCTACACTGTGCAGGAAACGTCCTCCCTTGATACATCACACAACAGAAATGCAAGAACAAAGGAGGTAATTTTCATGCCAACATTCCCTGAATTTCAATTGAGAGAGCTAGAGAGGTACTGA